A genomic region of Limnohabitans curvus contains the following coding sequences:
- a CDS encoding DUF4149 domain-containing protein has protein sequence MARLHLFLAALWWGSLCAVGFMVVPMLFMHLETPAIAGHMAAKLFTAQSWLSLMCGLLLLLAAKRLDQDESHTPSPWVIAGMLCALLIEVGVKPHIMARDNMALWHNLGTALYVLQWLCAGKTLWALSPAQTELAVAASSEQSD, from the coding sequence ATGGCGCGGCTACACCTCTTTTTAGCAGCGCTGTGGTGGGGCAGTTTGTGTGCGGTGGGATTTATGGTGGTGCCGATGCTGTTCATGCATTTGGAAACACCGGCCATCGCAGGGCATATGGCTGCCAAGCTGTTCACCGCGCAGTCGTGGCTGTCACTGATGTGTGGCTTGCTGCTTTTGTTGGCGGCCAAACGCCTTGACCAAGATGAATCTCACACACCATCACCGTGGGTGATTGCAGGCATGTTGTGCGCCTTGTTGATTGAAGTGGGTGTGAAGCCCCACATCATGGCTCGTGACAACATGGCTTTGTGGCACAACTTAGGCACTGCGCTGTATGTGTTGCAGTGGTTGTGCGCTGGCAAGACGCTGTGGGCGTTGAGCCCTGCGCAGACTGAACTTGCTGTTGCAGCAAGTTCAGAGCAAAGCGATTAA
- a CDS encoding YhbY family RNA-binding protein: MSAIQLTPAQRKIHRAEAHHLDPVVMIGNDGLTPAVLKEAEMALNAHGLIKIRVLGDDRQAREAMFVALADQLNAAPIQHIGKLFVLWRPRAEKERTVDEERMAGPRDVKVLKYSSRGGQRPEVKTLRVLGNQRLTSGGQVKRAKPKKISVKKRTLG, translated from the coding sequence ATGTCCGCAATACAACTCACACCTGCTCAACGCAAAATTCACCGCGCCGAAGCGCACCATTTAGACCCCGTCGTCATGATTGGCAACGATGGTTTAACGCCTGCCGTTCTCAAAGAAGCCGAGATGGCACTGAACGCACACGGCCTCATCAAAATCCGTGTGTTGGGCGACGACCGCCAAGCACGCGAAGCCATGTTTGTGGCTTTGGCCGACCAACTCAACGCAGCCCCCATTCAACACATCGGCAAGCTGTTTGTGTTGTGGCGTCCTCGCGCTGAAAAAGAACGCACCGTCGACGAAGAGCGCATGGCTGGCCCGCGCGATGTGAAAGTGCTCAAGTACAGCAGTCGTGGCGGTCAACGCCCCGAAGTGAAAACTTTGCGCGTGCTGGGCAACCAACGCCTGACCTCTGGCGGCCAAGTCAAACGCGCCAAACCGAAAAAGATTTCGGTCAAAAAACGCACCTTGGGTTAA
- a CDS encoding RlmE family RNA methyltransferase → MKAKTKSKKVNKTWLNDHVNDTYVKLAQKEGYRARAAYKLKEIDEQLSLIKPGNVVVDLGCAPGAWCQYLRRRMSPAGAATGTLNGTIIGLDILPMEPVEDVTFIQGDFREEEVLAQLEAALQGRIVDVVVSDMAPNLTGIESTDATRIAHLIELAVDFAQKHLKDDGALVVKLFHGSGYSDLVNLFKSTFRVVKPIKPKASRDKSSETFLVGMGVKSRVSVNP, encoded by the coding sequence TTGAAAGCTAAAACTAAAAGCAAAAAGGTCAACAAAACATGGTTGAACGACCATGTGAACGACACCTACGTCAAGCTGGCCCAAAAAGAGGGCTATCGCGCACGTGCGGCTTACAAACTCAAGGAAATTGACGAGCAGCTCAGCCTCATCAAGCCGGGCAACGTGGTGGTGGACTTGGGCTGTGCGCCGGGCGCTTGGTGCCAATACCTGCGCCGCCGCATGTCGCCCGCAGGCGCTGCCACGGGCACTTTGAACGGCACCATCATCGGTTTGGATATCTTGCCCATGGAACCCGTCGAGGACGTCACGTTCATTCAGGGCGACTTCCGTGAAGAAGAGGTCTTGGCGCAGCTAGAAGCGGCCTTGCAAGGCCGTATCGTGGATGTGGTGGTGTCCGACATGGCGCCCAACCTCACAGGCATTGAATCGACCGATGCCACCCGCATTGCCCATTTGATTGAGTTGGCCGTGGACTTCGCACAAAAACACCTCAAAGACGATGGTGCTTTGGTGGTCAAGCTCTTTCATGGGAGCGGTTACAGCGATTTGGTCAACTTGTTTAAAAGTACGTTTCGCGTGGTCAAGCCCATCAAACCCAAGGCCAGTCGCGACAAATCAAGTGAAACCTTTTTGGTTGGTATGGGCGTGAAAAGTCGCGTTTCAGTAAATCCTTGA
- the ftsH gene encoding ATP-dependent zinc metalloprotease FtsH, whose amino-acid sequence MNNQWFSKVAVWLVIALVMFTVFKQFETRPGAGSGYLGYSDFLEEVRAKRIKTATIQEGQGGTEITAVTNDERKIRTTATYLDRGLVGDLIANGVKFDVKPREEGSLLMTLLVSWGPMLLLIGVWVYFMRQMQGGGKGGAFSFGKSKARMLDENNNQVTFADVAGCDEAKEEVKEVVDFLKDPQRFQKLGGRIPRGLLLVGPPGTGKTLLAKGIAGEAKVPFFSISGSDFVEMFVGVGAARVRDMFENAKKNAPCIIFIDEIDAVGRQRGAGVGGGNDEREQTLNQMLVEMDGFETNLGVIVVAATNRPDILDAALLRPGRFDRQVYVTLPDIRGREQILNVHMRKVPIGQDVNASVIARGTPGMSGADLANLCNEAALMAARRNARVVEMQDFEKAKDKILMGPERKSMVMPEEERRNTAYHESGHALIGKLLPKCDPVHKVTIIPRGRALGVTMSLPEKDRYSYDKEFMLNQISMLFGGRIAEEVFMNQMTTGASNDFERATSIARDMVTRYGMTDALGPMVYAENEGEVFLGRSVTKTTSMSEATMQKVDVEVRRIIDMQYNLARRLIEENSDKMHTMAKALLEWETIDKEQIDDIMEGRQPRPPKDWTPRTPSGGDSSGGTPAVQADPSPSAA is encoded by the coding sequence TTGAATAATCAATGGTTCTCAAAAGTCGCTGTTTGGTTGGTCATCGCTTTGGTGATGTTTACCGTGTTCAAACAGTTTGAAACTCGTCCCGGCGCAGGCTCTGGCTACCTTGGCTACTCGGACTTCCTTGAAGAAGTTCGCGCCAAGCGCATCAAAACCGCCACCATCCAAGAAGGCCAGGGCGGTACAGAAATTACCGCCGTCACCAATGATGAGCGCAAGATTCGCACAACAGCGACTTACCTCGACCGTGGCCTGGTGGGCGACCTCATCGCCAATGGCGTGAAGTTTGACGTCAAGCCCCGCGAAGAAGGCTCGCTCCTCATGACCCTGTTGGTCAGCTGGGGCCCCATGCTGCTCTTGATTGGCGTGTGGGTGTACTTCATGCGCCAAATGCAAGGTGGCGGCAAGGGTGGCGCATTCAGCTTCGGCAAGAGCAAAGCGCGCATGCTGGATGAGAACAACAACCAAGTCACCTTTGCTGACGTGGCAGGTTGCGATGAAGCCAAAGAAGAAGTGAAAGAAGTGGTGGACTTTTTGAAAGACCCACAACGCTTCCAAAAACTGGGTGGTCGTATTCCACGCGGTTTGCTCTTGGTCGGCCCTCCCGGTACCGGTAAAACATTGTTGGCCAAAGGCATTGCCGGCGAAGCCAAAGTGCCGTTCTTCAGCATCTCGGGTTCAGACTTCGTGGAGATGTTTGTAGGTGTGGGCGCAGCGCGCGTGCGCGACATGTTCGAAAACGCCAAAAAGAATGCACCTTGCATCATCTTCATTGACGAGATTGATGCTGTTGGCCGTCAACGTGGCGCCGGTGTGGGCGGCGGTAACGACGAGCGCGAACAAACCTTGAACCAAATGTTGGTCGAGATGGATGGTTTCGAAACCAACCTCGGCGTCATCGTGGTGGCTGCGACCAACCGTCCCGACATTTTGGATGCCGCTTTGTTGCGCCCTGGTCGCTTTGACCGCCAGGTGTACGTGACCTTGCCGGACATCCGTGGCCGCGAACAAATTTTGAACGTGCATATGCGCAAAGTACCAATTGGCCAAGACGTCAATGCCAGCGTGATCGCACGTGGCACACCCGGCATGAGCGGTGCTGATTTGGCCAACCTGTGTAACGAAGCTGCTTTGATGGCAGCACGTCGCAACGCGCGTGTGGTGGAGATGCAAGACTTCGAAAAGGCCAAAGACAAAATCTTGATGGGCCCTGAGCGCAAGAGCATGGTCATGCCAGAAGAAGAGCGTCGCAACACGGCGTACCACGAATCTGGCCACGCCTTGATTGGCAAGTTGTTGCCCAAGTGTGACCCTGTGCACAAAGTCACCATCATCCCGCGTGGTCGCGCTTTGGGTGTGACCATGAGCCTGCCTGAAAAAGACCGTTACAGCTACGACAAAGAATTCATGCTCAATCAAATCAGCATGTTGTTCGGTGGTCGTATTGCTGAAGAAGTGTTCATGAACCAAATGACCACAGGCGCGAGCAACGACTTTGAGCGTGCCACATCCATCGCCCGTGACATGGTGACGCGCTACGGCATGACCGATGCTTTGGGCCCGATGGTGTATGCCGAAAACGAAGGTGAAGTGTTCTTGGGCCGCTCGGTCACCAAGACCACCAGCATGTCTGAAGCTACCATGCAAAAGGTGGATGTTGAAGTGCGTCGCATCATCGACATGCAGTACAACTTGGCCCGTCGCTTGATTGAAGAGAACTCAGACAAGATGCACACCATGGCTAAGGCTTTGCTCGAATGGGAAACCATCGACAAAGAGCAAATCGACGACATCATGGAAGGCCGTCAGCCACGTCCACCGAAAGATTGGACACCACGCACCCCTTCGGGCGGTGACAGCAGTGGCGGCACCCCAGCGGTGCAAGCAGACCCATCACCCAGCGCGGCTTAA
- the folP gene encoding dihydropteroate synthase, whose protein sequence is MFWQTTRFRIDLSQPQVMGIVNVTPDSFSDGGQHASTRAALVHCEQLLKDGAHILDIGGESTRPGAPAVSLEDELARVLPVVREAVRLNVPISIDTYKAGVMQAVLDAGADIINDVWALRQAGAQQVVAAHAQCGVCLMHMHGEPQTMQTLPMQGSSIQPVAEFLKNQAQALQALGVADERIALDPGVGFGKTVAQNFELLAHQDLLLALGYPLLVGWSRKSSIGAVTGCAVGERMVPSVAAALLAVERGAHVVRVHDVAQTVQALQVWQAAQV, encoded by the coding sequence ATGTTTTGGCAAACCACACGATTTCGCATTGACCTCAGCCAACCGCAGGTGATGGGCATTGTCAATGTCACGCCAGATTCTTTCTCGGACGGAGGCCAGCATGCCAGCACGCGTGCTGCTTTGGTCCATTGCGAACAGTTGCTCAAAGACGGCGCGCATATTTTGGACATTGGTGGCGAGTCCACCCGTCCTGGCGCGCCTGCTGTGTCGCTCGAAGACGAATTGGCGCGGGTGCTGCCCGTGGTGCGCGAAGCGGTGCGTTTGAATGTGCCGATTTCGATTGATACCTACAAAGCGGGCGTGATGCAAGCCGTGTTGGATGCAGGCGCAGACATCATCAACGATGTGTGGGCACTGCGTCAGGCCGGTGCGCAGCAGGTGGTCGCTGCGCATGCCCAGTGCGGTGTGTGCTTGATGCACATGCACGGTGAACCTCAAACCATGCAGACCTTACCAATGCAAGGCAGTTCAATTCAGCCTGTGGCTGAGTTCTTGAAAAATCAGGCGCAAGCGTTGCAAGCCCTAGGCGTGGCGGACGAACGCATTGCGTTAGACCCCGGTGTAGGCTTTGGCAAAACCGTGGCGCAAAACTTTGAACTGCTCGCGCACCAAGACTTGTTGTTGGCTTTGGGTTACCCCTTGCTCGTGGGCTGGTCGCGCAAATCATCCATTGGTGCAGTCACGGGTTGTGCGGTAGGCGAACGCATGGTGCCTAGCGTGGCTGCTGCACTCTTGGCGGTGGAGCGTGGTGCACATGTTGTGCGTGTGCATGATGTGGCGCAAACTGTGCAGGCGCTTCAAGTTTGGCAAGCCGCTCAAGTTTGA